CGGGTGTAGACACCCGCCCCTACGTCATCGCAACGTAGCGGGGCCTGGGGGGGGTTAACAGGTGCAGCGGTCCCCTCTCCCCTCTGGGGAGAGGGTTAGGGTGAGGGGTGAAAGCGGCGGGGATAGGAATCCCCGCCCTACGGGATTTGATTGAATCGTGCGTCACCCTCGTAGGGGCCGACCTTTAGGTCGGCCCGCGGGCGGGTCTGGAGGCCCGCCCCTACGTCATCGCAGCAAGGCACGGGCCGGGGTGAGGGTTGCCGCCTATCCCCTCTCCCTTTTAGGGAGAGGGTTAGGGTGAGGGTCGGGTGTGAAAGCGGCGGGGTTAGGAAACCCCGCCCTACGGGATTTGATTGAATCGTGTGTCAACCTCGTAGGGGCCGACCTTTAGGTCGGCCCGCGGGCGGGGACGGAGCCCCGCCCCTACGTCATCGCAAACCGCTCATTACGAACCCCCTTTTCCTCCTCCAGCCCCAACGCCCGGGCGAGCCGCGTCACGCCGATTCCACCCCCGAACCGCGGGAACATCTCCAGGGCCAGGTAGGCGTCCAGCTCCCGCATCACCCTCTCCCGCCCGAAAAGCTCGAAGAGCTTCTCCGCGTACTTCCCGTGGCTGACGCCGTGGAAGTTGGCCCGCATCTCGTCGGGGTTGCAGCTCCTCTCCGCGCTGCCGATGGTCTCCATCCCGTGGAGGATGACGTCAACCTTGTTGAAGAGCCTGTCCCCGATCTCCTTCATGTTCCAGAACGGGTGCGACCGGAAGGGGAACCGGGTCAGGACGATGGGGCAACCGTACTCCCGTTCCAGCAGCTCCTCCTCCCGCGCCCCGACGGCCGCCGAGCCGTACTTCCCGCACACCTCGTCGTACTCCATGGTGCGGGGCTCGCCCATCCCCAGGTCGTGTACCAACTCCTTCTCGAGGGCCACCAGGTCGGCCACGTCCCCTTGCGCCTCGAACTCGAACATGGGGAAGACGAGGTCGTGCCTGCCCGGAATCGGGCGGGGCTCGTTGCGGTATGACGTGCTTGCGCAGAAGACGCCGGGCCACCGGGGGTGGGTCAGAAGCTCGTACTCCAGCCACATCTGCCCCGTCTGCGGCAGGGGCCAGGTCCGGCCCGCGAAGGTGAAAACGCTCACCGTGTAGGGGTCCTCGCAGGCGGCCAGGATGGACAGCCGCGACTGCACGGGGACCTCGATGAAGCCCCGCTCGACGAAAATTTTCCTCAGCCGCGTCGTGGCGTCGTGGAACCGTTTCGCGTCCTGCATCTCGTCCTTCCTTCCCTTGGGGTTTTAAAAAAAGGGGGGGAGCCCCCCGCCGGAGTGGTGAAAGCCGGGCCCGCCGAGCCCTTCCGTGACGGCGGCCTGCTCCGGCGGCCTAAAAAAAAGGGGAGAAAATCCCCTTCGAGAGCGGTTGAACCCGGGCCGGTCGAACTTTTCCCGGGAAGGCGTTTTTTACTCGTCGCCGGCAGAAGCGCCCCTTCTCGTGCCCGAATGCCGTGCGCTAAAATTTCCGTGATTCTAGCAGGGGAAATTTTCCTGTCAAGCCTTTTTTTCAAGGGCGGTCGGGTCGGCGCGTGGAAGAGCCGCCACACTCGGTACAGCGTGGCGGCTCACACGGTCTAGGTGGTCCGGCGCATCGGCCTCTGGCGGGCGCCTAGAAGAAGTAGCCGACGCCCGCGGAGAAGATGACGTTGCCCATCTCCGAGGAGGGGTCCAGGTAGATCGCCGGCTCCGTGTCGGTCTCGTTCTTCCAGAGTAGACGCTCCACGTCCACCCCGCCCTGGAGCCAGCCGCCCTCGAGGTGCAGGAAAATGTCGCCGAAGTAGAAATCCGCCGCCAGGGATCCCCCGATGCCCACCCCCTGCCATTCTATCGAGGTGCGGGTGAGGAGGTCGTTGTAGCCCTCCAGGCCGGGAACCATGTTCTGCGGCTCCTGCCCCCCACCGTAGTAGTAGAGCTGCGGGATGATCATCAAGTCTATCCAGTCGTTATAGAAGAGCGAGAAGGACGCCTGGAGCGAGAGCAGCGTGGCCGCGACGTGGAGGTCGAACTCGCTCGACATCCTCCCCGGGTCTACGTAGGGGTAGTCGAGGACGGCGTAATTGACCTGGGCGCCGAGCTTGATCCACTCCCGGATGGGGAAGAGGACCTTGAACGAGCCCCCGAAAACCTGGTGATCCAGGAATTCGTAGCTCGGTATCTCGCGGTAGTCGTACTCGGTCAGAACGACGCAGGTCATGGTGGGGAATAGGGCGACGCCGGCGGTGACCTGGATGTAGCGCTCGTTGAAGAACTCGTCCTCGGCTTGGGCGGCGGCGGCCACCAGAGTGAGCACGAGGGCGGTGACGAGGAGATGTTTCAACGGACCTCCATCCGGGGGTGTGGTGAGGTCTGATAGAGTTACGCCCCGCATTTTACCACATCTGGCCGATTCCCCCCCACGGTCAAACGTAGGGACGACCGTCCACGGTCGCCCGCATGTCCCCTCCCCCCTCCGGGGGGAGGCGCGCCTACGGGTTAGGGAGGGGGGTGCAGCGGTCCCCTCTCCCTTTCAGGGAGAGGCTCGCCTAGGGGCTAGGGTGAGGGTCGGGGGTTTGGGGGGCAAAGCGGCGGCCCGCGGTTTCCCTCTCCCTCCGGGAGAGGGACAAAGGGTGAGGGCTGCCATTGAAAAAAGCGGCGGGGACTAAAGTCCCCGCCCTACATTTAAGAGGGTCAGGGAGGGGGGCGAAGCGGTCTCCCTCTCCCCGTGGGAGCGGCGCGCCGACGGGCTAGGGTGAGGGCTGCCTTTGAAAAATGCGGCGGGGACTAAAGTCCCCGCCCTACATTTAATCGAAAGCCCTACAGGAGTTGACCGAAAATATAACCGACGAACCAACACTACAATTCGTCATCTTCCCCCAGGATTGGTCCTGGTATTATTTGTGGAGGAGGGGAAAATTTCAGCGCGACGAACCGCCGCTTCCCCACTTGCAGCACGACTCCGTGGTCCCTTTTCGGGTCCAGCTTCAGGTCTACGTCGGACACCTTTTCCCCGTTGATTTTCACCCCGCCCTGCTGGATCAGCCGCCGCGCGTCGCTGTTACTCTTGGCCATCCCCGCGTCTTTGATGACGGCGCAAATCCAGTTATTCCCGGGGGTGACGGTGAACTCCTCGACCTCATCGGGAATCTCTTTCTGGCGGAAGACGGTCTCGAAGTGCTCCTCGGCCTTGCGGGCGGCGGCGGCGCCGTGGTAGAGCGCGACTATCTCCCGCGCCAGCCGCGCCTTCGCGTCCCGAGGATTCATCCCGCCGGACGCCATCCCCTCCTCCATCCGCCGGACCTCCGACGGCTCCACATCCGTCGCCAGGGTGAAATACTTGACGATCTGCGTGTCCGGGATGCTCATCGTCTTGCCGTACATCTCCTCGGGCGGTTCGCTGATGCCGATATAGTTCCCCAGGGATTTGCTCATCTTCTCCACGCCGTCGGTCCCCACCAGAAGCGGCACGGTGATGACTATCTCCGGCTCGACCCCGGAGCGGCCCATGATGTCCCGGGTGCAGATGAAGTTGAAGAGCTGGTCGGTGCCGCCTATCTCGATGTCCGTCTCCAGCACCACCGAGTCGTAGGCCTGGGCCAGGGGGTAGAGGAACTCGTGGACCCCCACGGGCAGCCCCTCGTTGTAGCGCTGGCGGTAGTCGTTGCGCTCCAGCATCCCGGCCACGGTGTACTTGGCCGCCAGCCGGATGACGTCGCTGAAGGAGAGCTTGTCGCTCCACTCGGAGTTGAACCGGATGGTGGTCCGCTCCGGGAGGAGAATCTTGTAGACCTGCTCCTCGTAGGTCTTCGCATTGGCCAGTATCTCCTCGCGGGAGAGGGCGGGGCGGGTCTTGCTGCGGCCGGTGGGGTCGCCGATCATCCCCGTGAAGTCGCCGATGACGAAGTCCACGTGGTGGCCCATCTCCTGCATCTGGCGCAGTTTTCTCAACGGGACCGCGTGCCCGAGGTGGATGTCCGGGGCGCTGGGGTCGGCCCCAAACTTGAGCTTGAGGGGCCTGCCCTCGGAGCGCCTTTTTACGAGGCGCTTTTCCAGTTCCTCGGCGGTGATGCAATCCACCAGGCCGAAGAGGATGCGGTCCAGCTCTGGTTTGATTTCGCTCAATTGCGCGCCTTGGGGTTTCGTTTCCATAGTCGGGAGCGGTCCGGGTTTGCTGCGGACCGATTCGAAGACGGCCGGGGTTCTTCCGGGGTGATTCTATAACAACGGCGCCCCCGGCGCCACCGGGGACGGGTATGTCGTCGCCCATTAACCCGGCTCGTACCTCGCCGCGATGATGTAGGGGCGGACCTTCAGGTCCGCCCGTTTTCTTATAAGGTAGCCCTCACCCTTTATCCCTCTCCCACAGGGAGAGGGAGACCGCGGGCCGCCGTTTTAACGTTCCCGGCCTCGACTCTCACCCCAGCCCTTTCCCTAAACGTAGGGCGGGGTTTTGCCAGGGGCATAGCTCGCTTCGCTCGGTTCCTAACCCCGCCGCATAGACCCTTACCCTCACCCTGCCCTCTCCCTAAAAGGGAGAGGGGACATGCGGGCCGCCGCTTCACCCCTCTCCCCGACCCTCCCCCCAAAGGGGGGAGGGGATACATGGCAGCCCTCACCCTGGCCCGTCGGCGCGCCGCTCCCCAGAGGGGCGATGGGGGTAAATGTAGGGCGGGGACTTTAGTCCCCGCCGTCTTAACGTCCCGGAAGGGGGCGGGTCAGAGCGTGTAGAGCGAGAGGTCCTTTATCTGCCGGTTGGCGCGGCGCAGGCGACCGGCCAGCGTCTGGGCCAGCTTTATCGCCATCTCGGGGTACTTGCGTAACAGGTCCATGAACTCGTCCCGGTCCAGGTAATAGAGCTCGCAGGGGGTCATGGCGACCACGCTGGCCGAGCGGGGCCCCGAATCCAGCAGCGCCAGCTCGCCGAAGAAATTCCCCTTCCCCAGGGAGGCCAGCACCTTGGCCCGGTCGGTGTCCAGCACCTGCCGCACCTGGGCCGTGCCCTCGACGATGATGTAGAGCCGCTGACCGGTCTCGCCCTCGACGACGATCTCGTTCTCCGGCTGCACCTCGAGCCGGTGCAACAGCCCCACGATCTTTTCGAGCTGCTCCTGCTCCAGGTTGGCGAAGAGCTGAATCCGCGCCAGATCGTTGGTATCCATGGCCTCCCCCGTTCGGCGAGCCGTTCGGCAGGTTTTCTCTGCGGATTATAGAACATCGGGGCGGAGGTGAATAGGGCTCACCCCAGGCGCCAGGCGGCCAGGTCCGGGTGGTCGCGCAGGCCGGAGAGGTCCCCGTCGTAAACGACCCTCCCCCCGGCCAGGACCGCGGCGCGGTCGGCCACTTTTTCCGCGAACCCCAGGTCGTGGGTGGCGAGGAGCATGGTCTGGGGCAGCGAGACCAGGAGCAGGGCCAGGTCGCGGACCGCCGCGGGGTCGAGCATGGCCGCCGGCTCGTCCAGGGCCAGCAGGCTCGGGCGGCAGATCATCACCGCCGCCAGACAGAGGCGCCGCCTTTCGCCGTAGGACAGGCGGAACGGCGGGACGTCCGCCTTGTCCGCTAGGGCGGCCCAGTGGAGCCAGCCGTGGACCTCCTCCTCTATTTCCTCCGCCGGCCACTTCCGGCAAAGCGGCCCGTAGGCCACCTCCTCACGGCAGGAGGGGGCGAAGAGCATGTCGCCGGGGTCCTGGAACACCAGCCCGATCTTCTCCCGGACGGCCTTTTCGTTCCCCCTGGCCTCCAGCCCGTCCACTGCCAGGCGCCCGGAGTAGGGCAGCGCGGCGGGCAGGCACGAGAGAAGGGTGGACTTCCCGGCGCCGTTCCCGCCCATAAGCGCCACGCGTTCCCCGGCAGCGAGCCGGAGGTCCACGCCCGCAAGCACCGTGGGGCCCTCGGGGTAGCGGAAGCCCAGGTGTTTGATCGAGAGCGTAGAGGCGGTGGGTTCGTCAGTCAAGGTAGGTCCAGAGTGTGACGCCGAACGGCAGGATGGCGACTACCATGTAAATCCAGTCCAGGTCTCGGAGCGGGGCTCCTTTGGTGAATGTCGGCTCGCCGTCGCCGCGCAGGCACATGGCCAGCCCGAGCCTATGCCCCCGGTCCAGGCTCTTTTTGAACACGGCGCCCAGGGTCCCCCCCAGCGCCCGGCGCCGGAGGGCGCGCCCGGCGTCCGGACCCCGCAGCTCCACCGCCCGCTTCCGCCGGGCCATCTCCTCCCCCAAGAGGTGGAGCTGGAGCCAGCTCACGGCGAAGAGGCCCGATATGACGCGCGGCAGGGGAAAGCGGGCCAGGGCGATGACCGTCCCGTTGGCGCCCAGCGCGGAGACGGCGGCCCCCACCGCCAGGACGGCCACCATTCCGCGGGAGACGATGGAGGCCCACAAAAGGAGCCCCTCCCGGTAGACCGTCAGGCCGAGAAAGCTGCCGACCGGGGTTCCCGGGCCGAAGAAGGGGGTGGCGGCGGTGATGAGCGTCAGGATGCCCACGCCCCGGAGGAACCAGCGCAGGAGCCCCCGGGGTCGGGGTTTCAGGAATATCCAATTTACCAGGAGCAGCCCGGCGACGATGCCGGCGCCCGCGAGCTCGCCCGCGGGGAGTGCCGCCGCGGCAAAGGCCGTGGCTATCGCCCCGCCCAGGGCGATGTGGGGACGCGGACGCGCCGGGCCGGTTTCCAGGGTTTCGCAGGGGCTCATCGGCCCATCCCGCCTACAAAGAAAAAAGACGCGAGGCCGATTGCCGTCCCGCGCATCGAGCGTCTCCGATGCAAGCACGCAATTTTAGGCATCTCGGTATTTTTCATCTACGCGAGACCGACCCGAGCGGGGTCGGTCTTACGATGCGCAATCGCGGGCACGAAATAGCTAGGCTTTTTTCCGCGACAAGAGCTTCGCCAGGCCGAGGCCGAGGGCGAGGGTGACTGCGGCGCCGAGGATGCCGGACAGGATGGTGGAGCCGGCGGAGCCGTCGCCGCCCGCGTCGTAGTCGGGCCAGGGCGAGTCCACCAGGTGCCCGCCTTCCCCGGCGGTTTCATCCCCGCCCGCCCGCGCCACGGTCGCCTCGAGGCCGTCGGGGCAGGACGAGGCCAGGGGGCTGACCAGCGCCGCGACCAGCGCCAGGGCTCCCAGGACGATGAGGCCGATGGTGAGCCGCTTCATCGCGCCACCTCCCCTTCCGGCCGCCGCTCCAGGACTCCCGCCCCGTGCAGCACCTCCACCACCAGGGCGGTGATGACCCCCTCGCCGACGCCCACCAGGGCGTGGAATCCGACCATGAGACCGAAGACGGTCGCGGGGGGGTAGGGGGTGGA
The DNA window shown above is from bacterium and carries:
- a CDS encoding cyclic nucleotide-binding domain-containing protein — translated: MDTNDLARIQLFANLEQEQLEKIVGLLHRLEVQPENEIVVEGETGQRLYIIVEGTAQVRQVLDTDRAKVLASLGKGNFFGELALLDSGPRSASVVAMTPCELYYLDRDEFMDLLRKYPEMAIKLAQTLAGRLRRANRQIKDLSLYTL
- the tyrS gene encoding tyrosine--tRNA ligase, with product MSEIKPELDRILFGLVDCITAEELEKRLVKRRSEGRPLKLKFGADPSAPDIHLGHAVPLRKLRQMQEMGHHVDFVIGDFTGMIGDPTGRSKTRPALSREEILANAKTYEEQVYKILLPERTTIRFNSEWSDKLSFSDVIRLAAKYTVAGMLERNDYRQRYNEGLPVGVHEFLYPLAQAYDSVVLETDIEIGGTDQLFNFICTRDIMGRSGVEPEIVITVPLLVGTDGVEKMSKSLGNYIGISEPPEEMYGKTMSIPDTQIVKYFTLATDVEPSEVRRMEEGMASGGMNPRDAKARLAREIVALYHGAAAARKAEEHFETVFRQKEIPDEVEEFTVTPGNNWICAVIKDAGMAKSNSDARRLIQQGGVKINGEKVSDVDLKLDPKRDHGVVLQVGKRRFVALKFSPPPQIIPGPILGEDDEL
- a CDS encoding ABC transporter ATP-binding protein, with translation MTDEPTASTLSIKHLGFRYPEGPTVLAGVDLRLAAGERVALMGGNGAGKSTLLSCLPAALPYSGRLAVDGLEARGNEKAVREKIGLVFQDPGDMLFAPSCREEVAYGPLCRKWPAEEIEEEVHGWLHWAALADKADVPPFRLSYGERRRLCLAAVMICRPSLLALDEPAAMLDPAAVRDLALLLVSLPQTMLLATHDLGFAEKVADRAAVLAGGRVVYDGDLSGLRDHPDLAAWRLG
- a CDS encoding energy-coupling factor transporter transmembrane component T; amino-acid sequence: MSPCETLETGPARPRPHIALGGAIATAFAAAALPAGELAGAGIVAGLLLVNWIFLKPRPRGLLRWFLRGVGILTLITAATPFFGPGTPVGSFLGLTVYREGLLLWASIVSRGMVAVLAVGAAVSALGANGTVIALARFPLPRVISGLFAVSWLQLHLLGEEMARRKRAVELRGPDAGRALRRRALGGTLGAVFKKSLDRGHRLGLAMCLRGDGEPTFTKGAPLRDLDWIYMVVAILPFGVTLWTYLD
- a CDS encoding PDGLE domain-containing protein; this translates as MKRLTIGLIVLGALALVAALVSPLASSCPDGLEATVARAGGDETAGEGGHLVDSPWPDYDAGGDGSAGSTILSGILGAAVTLALGLGLAKLLSRKKA
- a CDS encoding transposase; translated protein: MQDAKRFHDATTRLRKIFVERGFIEVPVQSRLSILAACEDPYTVSVFTFAGRTWPLPQTGQMWLEYELLTHPRWPGVFCASTSYRNEPRPIPGRHDLVFPMFEFEAQGDVADLVALEKELVHDLGMGEPRTMEYDEVCGKYGSAAVGAREEELLEREYGCPIVLTRFPFRSHPFWNMKEIGDRLFNKVDVILHGMETIGSAERSCNPDEMRANFHGVSHGKYAEKLFELFGRERVMRELDAYLALEMFPRFGGGIGVTRLARALGLEEEKGVRNERFAMT